The following is a genomic window from Candidatus Binatia bacterium.
GGTTCGTGGTCAACTACCCCCGACTGAAGTCGAGGGCTTGTCCCTGTACTACGCAACCAGGAGGTCCTGATGCGGTTCCGAGACTTTAGGCGCATTGACGCACGCCCTGGCGAGGCAACGGATGTTCCTCGCCGCGTTCACATCTGCGTGGTCGGCGTGCCCACAGGCCACACAGCGGAACTCCGTTTGCGATGGGCGGCTGGCTTTGGATACGTTTGCGCAAACCGCGCACGT
Proteins encoded in this region:
- a CDS encoding transposase is translated as TCAVCANVSKASRPSQTEFRCVACGHADHADVNAARNIRCLARACVNAPKVSEPHQDLLVA